In Bos mutus isolate GX-2022 chromosome 2, NWIPB_WYAK_1.1, whole genome shotgun sequence, one DNA window encodes the following:
- the ICA1L gene encoding islet cell autoantigen 1-like protein has product METRITCHSMDFFGQHRSEDNQSVVSRMQKKYWKTKQVFIKATGKKEDEHVVASDAELDAKLEVFHSIQETCTELLKIVEKYQLRLNVISEEENELGLFLKFQAERDTTQAGKMMDATGKALCSSAKQRLALYTPLSRLQQEVATFSQRAISDTLTTINRMEQARTEYRGALLWMKDVSQELDPDTLKQVEKFRKVQIQVRNSKTSFDKLKMDVCQKVDLLGASRCNMLSHSLATYQRTLLGFWEKTARMMSQIHGTCIGLHPYDFVALKQLQDTPMKLTEDHKEERREDSSLPENLNRLVLSDEEVNLGSEPATEDHKEKHSGIKEFVAPQFSDSENVAKDLPVDSLEDDFEKEFSFLNSLLSPGCWSAGESSQECQAVFGSPKASLTCQEPSGGSEPLAHSAGFLPSQLFDLGLHAAGAFNSWASHGGLEFPLSHIDNQPVPSQSPKKLTKSPNSGNQDMSAWFNLFADLDPLSNPDAIGHSDDELLNA; this is encoded by the exons TCACTCCATGGATTTTTTTGGGCAGCACAGATCAGAAGATAACCAGTCAGTAGTCAGTAGAATGCAGAAGAAATACTGGAAAACCAAACAGGTCTTCATCAAAGCAACCGGAAAGAAGGAGGATGAGCACGTGGTGGCATCTGATGCTGAACTGGATGCTAAACTTGAG gtTTTTCACTCCATTCAAGAGACATGTACTGAACTTCTGAAGATAGTTGAGAAATATCAGCTAAGACTCAATG TTATATCGGAGGAAGAAAACGAACTAGGGCTCTTTTTAAAGTTCCAAGCAGAACGGGATACAACGCAGGCTGGCAAAATGATGGATGCCACTGGCAAGGCACTCTGTTCTTCCGCCAAGCAAAG ATTGGCCCTGTATACTCCCCTGTCTCGACTTCAGCAAGAAGTAGCAACATTCAGTCAAAGGGCGATATCTGATACCTTGACGACAATTAATCGGATGGAGCAGGCGCGCACAGAATACAGAGGAGCCCTGCTGTGGATGAAAGATGTATCTCAAGAACTGGACCCAGACACCTTAAAACAAGTGGAAAAGTTCCGAAAA GTACAAATCCAAGTGAGAAATAGCAAAACTTCTTTTGACAAGTTAAAGATGGATGTTTGTCAAAAAGTGGATTTACTTGGAGCTAGTCGCTGCAACATGTTGTCTCATTCACTTGCTACCTACCAG AGAACACTGCTTGGATTCTGGGAGAAAACAGCTCGAATGATGTCCCAGATTCATGGGACCTGTATAGGCCTTCATCCATATGACTTTGTAGCTCTCAAG CAACTACAAGACACTCCAATGAAGCTTACTGAAGACCACAAGGAAGAACGAAGAGAAGACAGTTCTCTCCCTGAAAACCTCAATAG GTTAGTTTTGTCAGATGAGGAAGTGAACTTGGGAAGTGAACCAG CAACTGAAGATCATAAGGAAAAACATTCTGGAATAAAAGAATTTGTAGCACCTCAGTTTTCTGATTCTGAAAATG TTGCAAAAGATTTGCCAGTAGATTCATTGGAAGATGATTTTGAGAAGGAATTCTCGTTTCTGAACAGCCTTCTAAGTCCTGGTTGTTGGAGTGCTGGTGAATCTTCCCAGGAATGCCAGGCTGTCTTTGGAAGCCCCAAGGCCAGTCTCACGTGCCAGGAGCCTTCTGGGGGCTCTGAGCCTCTTGCTCACTCCGCAGGATTCCTTCCTTCACAGCTCTTTGACCTTGGCCTTCATGCTGCTGGAGCTTTCAACA GCTGGGCCTCCCATGGGGGATTAGAATTTCCTCTGTCACACATTGATAACCAGCCAGTGCCTTCACAGAGTCCAAAGAAATTAACAAAGT